Proteins encoded in a region of the Candidatus Zixiibacteriota bacterium genome:
- a CDS encoding outer membrane protein transport protein gives MRFKNLVIFFFLIFLLIYPLNSHSSGLTPSGVGTKALSLGGAFRGLADDWSAAFWNPAGLGFQTKSEVNFSFMVLSPRPKFTPDVTFNGWEVGYKNGTKWYPEDKTFSLPSFSGFLKFPELNGFVTGLAFFTPYHSSFEWDLFDPLPGYNNNILYPAIDHKGDLTVLDFHPSVARQFMEGKLSLGAGISIQKGDLTLRKVDLIPSDLPYPYNSRPRDLFAVDNNFEGSGWGVGANIGLLYKASPKFQIGISVKSPVTIKLSGTRSLTTYLPNDSATANQIEPIDPVAASHLRGYTLSSSFDSETKLKLPADLGVGVAVMPYSNLTLTLDVNLTTWSSLKELKFEEKGTDPLTGKEITEYTVPFEWKDVTRFSLGLQYMPHKSLALRAGYFLDPTPTPDKTLTPLFFNSGEKNGYTLGVGYKGESIEFGYSYEFTGYKEKFLKPTEGVIPSSLINLPGRYENGNHTSYFTFTYKF, from the coding sequence ATGAGATTTAAAAATCTGGTTATCTTTTTCTTTCTGATTTTTCTCCTGATTTACCCTTTAAATAGTCATTCTTCTGGACTAACTCCTTCAGGCGTAGGAACAAAGGCGCTTAGTTTAGGCGGGGCTTTCCGGGGGCTGGCAGATGACTGGAGCGCTGCATTCTGGAATCCGGCCGGACTTGGCTTCCAGACAAAATCCGAGGTTAATTTTTCCTTTATGGTCTTAAGCCCCAGACCAAAGTTCACCCCGGATGTCACTTTCAATGGATGGGAAGTCGGTTATAAAAATGGTACCAAATGGTACCCGGAGGACAAAACTTTTTCCTTGCCCAGTTTCAGCGGATTTTTAAAATTTCCGGAATTGAATGGATTTGTAACTGGACTGGCTTTTTTCACCCCTTACCACAGCAGTTTTGAATGGGATTTGTTTGATCCCTTGCCAGGTTATAACAATAATATCCTCTACCCGGCTATAGACCACAAAGGGGATCTCACGGTTCTGGACTTTCACCCCAGTGTAGCCAGACAATTTATGGAAGGGAAACTCTCTCTGGGTGCGGGGATAAGCATCCAGAAAGGCGATTTAACTTTAAGAAAAGTTGATCTTATTCCCAGTGATCTCCCTTATCCTTACAACAGCAGGCCTCGCGACCTTTTTGCAGTAGACAACAATTTCGAAGGGTCTGGCTGGGGGGTGGGAGCCAATATCGGTTTATTATACAAGGCTTCTCCCAAGTTTCAGATAGGGATTTCTGTTAAAAGCCCTGTGACTATAAAACTGTCAGGGACCAGGAGCCTTACTACATACCTGCCGAATGATTCTGCCACAGCCAATCAGATCGAGCCGATTGACCCGGTTGCTGCAAGCCACTTGAGGGGTTATACTCTAAGCTCATCTTTTGACTCTGAGACCAAGTTGAAACTACCCGCAGATTTAGGAGTCGGGGTTGCGGTTATGCCTTATTCCAACCTTACTTTGACCCTGGATGTCAATTTAACCACCTGGTCCAGCTTAAAAGAGCTTAAATTCGAGGAAAAAGGGACAGACCCTTTAACCGGTAAAGAGATAACAGAATATACTGTTCCCTTTGAATGGAAAGATGTAACCAGGTTCAGTTTAGGATTGCAGTATATGCCCCACAAGAGCTTAGCCTTAAGAGCCGGATATTTCCTGGATCCAACTCCTACTCCGGACAAGACCCTCACACCTCTATTCTTCAATTCCGGAGAGAAAAATGGTTATACCCTGGGAGTAGGATATAAAGGGGAATCTATCGAGTTCGGCTACTCATACGAGTTCACCGGTTACAAGGAGAAGTTCTTGAAACCCACAGAGGGTGTGATTCCTTCTTCTCTAATCAATCTTCCCGGAAGATACGAGAATGGAAATCATACTTCCTATTTCACCTTCACCTATAAATTTTAA
- a CDS encoding alpha/beta hydrolase-fold protein: MKRKIVLPIFLVLLFYLIFSGCAQRKNPLQMTVEQGGIFETSIDTAFTLINNVLGDPFGRTLLVYLPPGYQEGVSKNYKYPVLMFLHGFKENGSSYDHFYRIKTIADQMISSGEIQPMVIVMPDGSGRFGGSFFTNSVYTDSSIFAGKYEDYVTRELMHKTLYDFGTGIRGVNVKVNEKESTYVNITHPEIVRDTVCYQDTTRHPPCATGDSILIRYQTITRYDTITVTWIDTVTTISDSVLFQQNFGISGHGNGGYGALRIATDYPLAFGSVSVMSAPLDFDSLLNLVPAFLQRNKIDSFPERYHQIDLNNLDSLSSLFFAMAVAFSPHNLSSTNYTTFFKLTPSGKGVDLPFDSLGHTVTSVWNKWLEADLKTRILNIFSSDTSLNHLKIYIDCGDPGEFGFKDQALAFYNSLPAVIRNNTSLQIYSGYPGYPALENSFIYDRLREVLKFHSDHFTAP, from the coding sequence ATGAAAAGAAAAATAGTTCTGCCGATTTTTTTAGTTCTCCTTTTTTACCTGATATTTTCAGGCTGTGCCCAGAGGAAAAACCCTCTGCAGATGACTGTTGAACAGGGCGGGATTTTCGAGACCTCAATTGACACAGCCTTCACCCTGATAAATAACGTCCTGGGTGATCCGTTTGGAAGAACCCTGTTGGTTTACCTTCCCCCGGGCTATCAAGAGGGCGTATCAAAGAACTATAAGTATCCTGTTCTTATGTTCCTACACGGCTTTAAGGAAAATGGATCGAGTTACGACCATTTCTACAGGATCAAAACCATAGCTGACCAGATGATCTCCTCTGGGGAGATTCAGCCTATGGTGATAGTGATGCCGGATGGCTCTGGCAGGTTTGGAGGCAGCTTCTTCACCAACTCGGTCTATACAGACTCTTCTATTTTCGCTGGCAAGTATGAGGATTATGTCACCAGGGAATTAATGCACAAGACCCTGTACGATTTCGGCACTGGTATACGAGGGGTAAATGTGAAAGTTAACGAAAAAGAGTCGACCTATGTAAATATTACCCACCCGGAAATCGTTAGGGACACTGTTTGCTACCAGGATACCACCAGGCACCCGCCTTGCGCAACCGGCGATTCCATACTCATACGTTATCAAACTATCACACGCTATGATACTATCACCGTAACTTGGATAGATACAGTAACCACCATTTCAGACAGCGTCCTATTTCAGCAAAACTTCGGTATCTCCGGGCATGGGAATGGAGGATATGGAGCCTTGAGGATTGCCACAGACTACCCCTTGGCTTTTGGCTCGGTGAGTGTGATGTCTGCTCCTCTTGATTTTGACTCTCTTTTAAACCTTGTGCCCGCATTTTTGCAGAGGAATAAAATAGATAGTTTTCCTGAACGTTACCACCAGATTGATCTAAATAACTTAGATTCACTCAGCTCTCTTTTCTTTGCCATGGCGGTTGCATTTTCACCTCACAACCTTTCCAGTACTAATTACACCACTTTCTTTAAGCTCACCCCCTCAGGCAAAGGAGTAGACCTTCCATTTGATTCTTTAGGTCATACTGTTACCTCTGTCTGGAACAAATGGCTGGAAGCGGACCTGAAGACCAGGATCTTAAACATTTTTTCTTCTGATACCAGTTTAAACCACCTGAAAATCTATATCGATTGCGGTGATCCGGGTGAGTTTGGCTTTAAGGATCAGGCTTTAGCATTTTATAACTCCCTGCCTGCAGTGATCAGAAATAATACCAGCTTGCAAATTTACTCCGGTTATCCTGGGTACCCAGCTTTAGAGAATAGCTTCATTTATGACCGCTTAAGGGAGGTGCTAAAATTTCATTCTGACCATTTCACCGCACCTTAA
- the hemW gene encoding radical SAM family heme chaperone HemW: MSLGIYIHIPFCLSKCPYCDFNSKVIDSDLAEEYVKSLLKEIQAFSNSQPERMFVETIYFGGGTPSILKTSQLGEILEKVFSSFKVKPDAEISLEANPGTLIKEKVKKLKDSGFNRASLGVQSFREKELKILGRAHNSEQAIKSYKILRKYFNNLSLDLIFGIPGQSLKTWRGNLNMALKLKPEHLSIYSLTIEESTPFYHLWKQRKLDPPDEEEVRKMYLEGINLLKAQGYRQYELSNFARKGFECQHNLRYWQGKEYIGFGAGAHSYFQGVRWGNIRGIKEYVELSEKNSLLIDFRERLTESQKINEFILLGMRMTEGIDLKKLKEDLNFDLEKFKKEEVGELIKKKFLKKEKERLRLSRKGILVSDSIIQKLVP; this comes from the coding sequence ATGTCTCTTGGCATATATATCCACATACCTTTTTGTCTTTCCAAATGCCCATATTGCGATTTCAATTCTAAAGTTATAGACTCCGATTTAGCTGAAGAATATGTCAAATCCCTTTTAAAAGAGATTCAGGCCTTTTCTAACAGTCAACCAGAAAGGATGTTTGTTGAGACTATCTATTTTGGAGGTGGGACTCCATCGATTTTAAAAACTTCTCAACTTGGCGAAATCTTAGAAAAGGTTTTCAGCTCCTTTAAGGTCAAACCGGATGCGGAGATAAGCTTAGAGGCAAATCCGGGAACTCTAATAAAGGAGAAAGTAAAAAAGCTTAAGGATTCAGGTTTCAATCGGGCGAGCTTAGGGGTCCAGTCTTTCAGAGAGAAAGAGTTAAAAATCTTAGGAAGAGCTCACAATAGCGAACAGGCAATCAAATCATATAAGATACTCAGAAAGTATTTTAATAATCTAAGCCTGGATTTGATCTTTGGGATTCCGGGACAAAGTCTAAAGACCTGGAGAGGAAATCTAAATATGGCTTTAAAGCTCAAGCCAGAGCATCTATCGATCTATAGTCTTACCATCGAGGAGAGCACGCCCTTCTATCATCTATGGAAGCAAAGGAAATTGGATCCACCTGATGAGGAAGAGGTAAGGAAAATGTACCTTGAGGGTATAAACCTGCTTAAAGCTCAGGGGTACAGACAATATGAGCTTTCCAATTTTGCCCGCAAAGGGTTTGAATGTCAGCATAACTTAAGGTACTGGCAGGGGAAGGAATATATAGGATTTGGAGCAGGCGCTCATTCTTATTTCCAGGGGGTAAGATGGGGGAATATAAGAGGCATTAAAGAGTACGTAGAGCTGTCTGAGAAAAATTCTTTGCTTATTGATTTTAGAGAAAGGCTCACCGAGAGTCAAAAAATAAACGAGTTTATCCTTTTGGGCATGAGAATGACTGAGGGGATAGACTTAAAAAAACTGAAGGAGGATTTGAATTTTGATCTGGAAAAGTTCAAAAAAGAGGAGGTCGGAGAGTTAATAAAGAAAAAATTTCTTAAAAAGGAAAAAGAAAGGCTAAGACTTAGCCGGAAAGGGATTTTAGTATCAGATTCGATAATTCAGAAGCTGGTCCCTTGA
- a CDS encoding nuclear transport factor 2 family protein, giving the protein MSRIIPLLLIVALVAGCGPQKMTPEEIAKEKKAVEEVAISYSKSIQAKDTEGILNLFSKSSELLVLGTDSAEVFKNLDGLKSHFEVDWELLKLEKFDELRYLSMQISPDGKLASALFEVPYDLVIAEQMMRALLRLSMTMIKEDNQWHIVQLMGSIATVGQSSEDLLAKMKEEKAKGTKK; this is encoded by the coding sequence GTGTCCCGTATTATTCCATTGCTCTTGATAGTGGCTTTAGTTGCTGGCTGCGGTCCCCAAAAGATGACACCGGAGGAAATCGCTAAAGAGAAAAAGGCGGTTGAGGAGGTGGCGATTAGCTATAGCAAATCAATACAAGCCAAGGATACAGAGGGTATTCTCAATTTGTTTTCTAAATCTTCAGAGCTTTTGGTGTTAGGCACAGATTCAGCCGAGGTGTTTAAAAATTTAGATGGATTGAAATCGCATTTTGAAGTTGATTGGGAATTGCTGAAACTGGAGAAATTCGACGAGCTGAGATATCTTTCGATGCAAATCAGTCCGGATGGTAAGTTAGCTTCGGCACTTTTCGAAGTCCCGTATGACCTGGTGATCGCAGAACAAATGATGCGCGCCCTTCTACGGCTTTCTATGACGATGATAAAAGAAGATAACCAATGGCATATCGTCCAGCTAATGGGGTCGATCGCCACGGTTGGTCAATCATCTGAGGATTTGTTAGCCAAGATGAAAGAAGAAAAAGCGAAAGGGACAAAGAAGTAG
- the lepB gene encoding signal peptidase I, giving the protein MKRKEQKPSIIGFVEVLFLSLLIAFLLRTFVVQAYKLPSSSMEDSLLSGDFVLVNKLHYRYKEPKPGEVIVFKYPLNPSKDMVKRVVALEGQTVEIRSKIVYVDGKMIPDPFLAKHSDSRILPEDYSTRDNFGPVQVPAGHLFVLGDNRDNSQDSREWGFLDRSFIKGKAMIVYWSWTEDPHAPKFRSPYITPLLEIIFYNLGHLGDRLRLDRIGTIVK; this is encoded by the coding sequence ATGAAAAGAAAAGAGCAGAAACCTTCAATTATAGGTTTTGTAGAAGTATTGTTCCTATCCCTTTTGATTGCTTTCCTTTTGAGAACTTTTGTAGTCCAGGCATACAAGCTTCCTTCTTCCTCAATGGAAGATTCCTTACTTTCCGGGGATTTTGTTCTGGTCAATAAGCTTCATTATCGCTACAAAGAGCCCAAGCCGGGCGAGGTCATTGTGTTTAAATACCCCCTGAATCCCAGCAAGGATATGGTGAAAAGGGTAGTTGCCCTGGAAGGGCAGACTGTGGAGATCAGGAGTAAGATTGTCTATGTGGACGGGAAAATGATTCCAGACCCATTTTTGGCAAAACATTCAGATTCTCGGATCCTGCCTGAGGATTATTCTACCAGGGATAACTTTGGGCCGGTTCAAGTTCCAGCAGGTCACCTTTTCGTCTTAGGGGATAACCGGGACAATAGCCAGGATTCCAGGGAATGGGGTTTTTTGGACCGGAGTTTCATCAAAGGCAAAGCGATGATCGTGTACTGGTCCTGGACAGAAGACCCGCACGCTCCCAAATTCAGAAGCCCATACATCACCCCTCTTCTGGAGATAATCTTTTACAATTTAGGACATCTTGGTGATAGACTGCGTCTAGATAGGATAGGGACAATAGTGAAATAG
- the lepA gene encoding translation elongation factor 4, which produces MDQRYIRNFSIIAHIDHGKSTLADRLLEFTHTLPPREMREQVLDNMDLERERGITIKAHAIRMDYKNEEGNEYILNLIDTPGHVDFTYEVSRSLAACEGALLVVDASQGVEAQTISNLFLAQGNNLAIIPIINKIDLPGAQIDLVKNQLKELLGVEEQEIILASAKQGIGIEKILETIIIKIPPPSGADKNPLKGLIFDSVFDQYRGAIPYIRIKDGSLKKGDRIKFFSNQKEYDVDEVGYLRLKLVPTKSLSVGEVGYVIANVKNVTDTKVGDTITSVNNPATEPLPGFKDIKSMVFSGFYPADSENYAELRDAMDKLKMNDASLTFEPESSNALGFGFRCGFLGLLHLEIVQERLRREYGQPIIATVPNVEYRVTLKDGKIVYVENPALLPPTDKVEKIEEPFVLVQIISPSEYIGNIMKLVMERRGVYKTTEYVDKTRVSLHFDLPLSEIIFDFYDKLKSITRGYASLDYELEDFRESDLVKLSILINGDPVDALSAIVHREKAYFWGRNLCQKLRELIPRQLFEVAIQAAIGSKVISRETVSPLRKNVTAKCYGGDITRKRKLLERQKEGKKRMKQIGSVEIPQEAFLAILQVER; this is translated from the coding sequence ATGGATCAGAGATATATAAGAAATTTCTCCATCATTGCCCATATCGACCACGGCAAATCCACTCTGGCTGACAGGCTATTGGAGTTTACCCATACTTTACCTCCAAGAGAAATGAGAGAGCAGGTTCTGGACAATATGGACCTGGAAAGGGAGAGAGGGATAACCATTAAAGCTCATGCCATCAGGATGGACTATAAGAACGAGGAAGGAAACGAGTATATCCTGAACCTGATCGATACGCCCGGACATGTTGATTTTACCTACGAAGTGTCCAGGTCTTTAGCCGCATGTGAAGGTGCCCTTTTGGTGGTGGATGCCTCCCAGGGGGTTGAAGCCCAGACCATCTCTAACCTGTTTTTAGCCCAGGGGAACAACCTTGCCATCATCCCGATAATTAACAAAATTGACCTGCCAGGTGCGCAGATCGATTTAGTCAAAAACCAGCTTAAAGAGCTTTTAGGAGTAGAGGAACAGGAGATAATCTTGGCCTCAGCCAAGCAGGGGATTGGGATAGAAAAGATTTTGGAGACGATAATCATCAAGATTCCGCCCCCTTCAGGAGCGGATAAAAATCCATTAAAAGGACTGATCTTCGACTCGGTTTTTGACCAGTATAGGGGCGCTATTCCCTATATCAGGATAAAAGACGGCTCCTTAAAAAAAGGAGACCGGATAAAATTCTTTTCGAACCAGAAAGAGTATGATGTGGATGAGGTGGGGTATCTCAGACTGAAATTAGTCCCCACGAAAAGCCTTTCGGTCGGAGAGGTCGGTTATGTAATAGCTAATGTCAAAAATGTCACCGACACCAAAGTAGGGGATACCATAACTTCGGTTAATAATCCGGCAACTGAGCCGCTTCCCGGTTTTAAGGATATAAAATCTATGGTCTTCTCCGGGTTCTATCCGGCAGATTCTGAGAATTATGCGGAGTTAAGAGATGCGATGGATAAGCTGAAGATGAACGATGCTTCCTTAACCTTTGAGCCGGAAAGCTCTAATGCCTTAGGATTCGGGTTCAGGTGCGGTTTTTTAGGGCTTCTTCATCTGGAGATTGTTCAGGAAAGGTTGAGAAGAGAATATGGGCAGCCAATAATTGCCACAGTTCCCAACGTGGAATATCGGGTGACTTTGAAAGATGGTAAGATCGTCTATGTCGAAAATCCTGCCCTTTTGCCACCAACGGATAAAGTCGAGAAAATCGAGGAGCCGTTCGTCTTGGTCCAGATAATCTCTCCTTCTGAATATATAGGGAATATTATGAAGCTGGTTATGGAAAGAAGGGGCGTTTATAAAACCACAGAATACGTGGACAAGACCAGAGTATCCCTGCATTTCGATTTGCCCCTTTCAGAGATAATTTTCGATTTCTACGATAAGCTGAAGTCTATTACCCGCGGGTATGCCTCCCTGGATTACGAGCTGGAAGATTTCAGGGAATCGGATCTGGTGAAGTTAAGCATACTGATCAACGGGGATCCAGTAGATGCTCTATCTGCTATCGTGCATAGAGAGAAAGCCTATTTCTGGGGGAGAAACCTGTGCCAGAAATTAAGAGAGCTGATACCTAGACAGCTTTTCGAAGTGGCAATCCAGGCAGCAATAGGTTCCAAAGTAATCTCCAGAGAAACAGTCAGCCCGTTAAGAAAAAATGTGACTGCCAAATGCTATGGCGGAGACATAACCAGAAAAAGGAAGCTCCTTGAAAGACAAAAAGAGGGTAAAAAGCGGATGAAACAGATAGGCTCTGTTGAAATCCCCCAGGAGGCTTTCTTGGCTATTCTGCAGGTGGAAAGATAA
- a CDS encoding inositol monophosphatase, whose translation MKHVSQFRKVAIQAALKGGEIVQKCRGRVKRVGYKGVVNLVTGADRLSEDTIIEIIRKNFPEHNILTEESKGYEKESDYKWIIDPLDGTTNYAHGFPVYCISIALEKEGEIILGVVYNPVLDELFVAEKNKGVFLNGKRIQISAQRDLSKSLLATGFPYDIRESQINNLDHFKNFALRAQAIRRAGAAALDLCYLAKGIFDGFWELKLSPWDTAAGSLMVKEAGGKVTDFSGKRFSIYQKNILATNGKIHTQMITVLKMGKKV comes from the coding sequence GTGAAACACGTAAGCCAATTCAGAAAAGTAGCAATCCAGGCGGCTCTTAAAGGTGGGGAGATCGTTCAGAAGTGCAGAGGCAGGGTTAAAAGGGTTGGGTATAAAGGGGTGGTGAATCTGGTTACAGGGGCGGACCGGCTCTCTGAGGACACTATTATTGAAATCATCCGAAAAAATTTTCCTGAACATAATATCCTGACTGAAGAGAGCAAAGGATACGAAAAAGAATCAGATTATAAGTGGATAATCGACCCTCTGGATGGCACGACCAATTACGCTCATGGGTTTCCCGTATATTGTATCTCGATTGCCTTAGAAAAAGAGGGAGAAATAATTTTGGGAGTGGTTTATAATCCGGTTCTGGATGAGCTGTTTGTGGCTGAGAAGAATAAAGGTGTCTTTTTGAATGGAAAGAGAATCCAAATCTCAGCCCAAAGGGACCTTTCTAAGAGTCTTTTAGCAACCGGGTTTCCTTACGATATAAGAGAAAGCCAGATTAATAATCTGGACCATTTCAAAAATTTTGCACTGCGTGCTCAAGCAATAAGAAGGGCTGGGGCTGCGGCTCTGGACCTATGTTATCTGGCAAAAGGAATCTTTGACGGGTTCTGGGAGCTGAAGCTTTCTCCCTGGGACACAGCGGCTGGAAGTTTAATGGTCAAAGAGGCAGGTGGAAAAGTTACTGACTTCTCAGGTAAAAGATTCAGCATCTACCAGAAAAATATCTTAGCCACAAATGGTAAGATCCATACCCAGATGATAACTGTTTTGAAGATGGGAAAGAAAGTTTAA
- a CDS encoding right-handed parallel beta-helix repeat-containing protein, which produces MLFLGFFFTSVVAFEPNFHRGVYGPLHTPDFRSYPYFDKTKSHGFNCAHSLPWGFTYADYDSASVDTLNLIDYIYLQPGNGLYSKYEADRHNLRDYYQPYPGDQIRFLSTRLDHNGYGNQVQDPDAGNGYAWFESKDSVTHNGGLVLWGLWHEQPDCDRIRDTCCIVDYSREMLCSNSWWGCYYELIYYARFNLKVPVTPGAQPLDSVARIEVHYMNAVRDSVVADSLLLYGDFTLGQYRIFELSFHNQIPYGNDSVDYRVHWFKNTDLFIDYVEVYDCIYDTLMNHSPTYQDRIIAQVSTLENQYHGTSLFRWYLRDEPAYVHYKTNREISHLLDSLNYVPGIQATGDAAWHHPKKFADEVQPHEICYDDYPIATWVVPESLQYLLNLFTWRIRQAAEAAREHNIEWWYVAQTLRDPYWWRYSHNSELRTTVYLSLAYGAKGMEYFRYSSHPQWTPQNPAWQSGLLWWNEDVQDWVPIETYPGPNPYSSQPETLLTEVVQINFWLDSLGTTLRSLDWIDACLDSSYNNNDLHGCGGSYLDSIRSPGHEPHWVQVGFFENQTGDTSYFMLVNRECLATEGANYDVFLSKAGGPFYIRDMYLNTKVGMVNGIGDMFTVYLGPGEGKLFRLEPFTPSPHVIRIPVDFQTIQEGIDSASNGDTVLVAPGTYYENINFRGKAITVASHFIYDHNSATIEATIIDGSEPINPDSGSVVTFVSGEDSISILIGFTITGGTGTNFYLGRWQRHGGGIYCFSSSPTIMNNLIINNHIPSEPGGMWELGGGMSCRGTSSPLIVNNLIILNSCDDGGGGICIESGGSPRIVNNTISNNGSDGMLIWNVCTHNVSNNIIVNNDGHGMSFMNCSSYYGISHNDVWNNADGNFDAEGYPPPEIGDTTWGTNVNGIPCDSYHNIIRNPMFVNPDTDYHLQENSPCVNAGDKYISGLPDFDFDFKPRIRGCRVDMGVYEYDYQYEYTCGDANGDHKVTVSDAVYLVNYLFKGGQTPIPIQSGDANCDGKVTVSDVVYLVNYLFKGGPPPC; this is translated from the coding sequence TTGCTCTTTCTCGGTTTCTTCTTTACCTCAGTAGTGGCCTTTGAACCGAATTTTCATCGTGGTGTCTACGGTCCTCTCCACACACCAGATTTTAGGTCTTATCCCTATTTCGATAAAACAAAAAGTCACGGTTTTAATTGCGCTCATTCCCTTCCCTGGGGATTTACTTATGCAGATTATGATTCAGCTTCGGTCGATACTCTTAACTTGATAGACTACATCTACTTGCAGCCGGGAAATGGACTGTACAGTAAGTATGAAGCCGACAGACATAATCTCAGAGATTACTATCAACCTTATCCAGGAGATCAAATCCGCTTTCTCAGTACTCGTTTGGATCACAACGGATATGGCAATCAGGTGCAAGACCCAGACGCTGGCAACGGATACGCATGGTTCGAATCTAAGGACAGCGTAACCCATAATGGTGGGTTGGTATTGTGGGGACTCTGGCATGAACAACCCGACTGTGACAGAATCCGTGACACATGTTGCATCGTTGATTATAGCAGAGAGATGCTCTGCTCAAATAGCTGGTGGGGATGTTATTATGAACTAATATACTATGCCCGCTTTAACCTTAAGGTTCCTGTAACACCTGGTGCTCAACCTTTGGACTCAGTTGCACGTATTGAGGTTCATTATATGAACGCGGTAAGAGATAGCGTAGTGGCGGATTCCCTACTTCTCTACGGGGATTTCACTCTGGGGCAATACCGGATATTTGAACTGTCATTCCACAACCAAATCCCTTATGGAAATGATTCGGTCGATTACAGAGTTCACTGGTTTAAGAATACTGATCTCTTCATAGATTATGTCGAAGTTTATGATTGCATTTACGATACCTTAATGAATCACAGTCCAACCTATCAAGATAGGATTATTGCACAAGTATCAACGTTGGAAAATCAATATCATGGAACATCTTTATTTCGATGGTACTTGCGTGACGAACCCGCCTATGTGCATTACAAAACCAACAGAGAGATAAGCCATCTACTTGATTCACTCAACTATGTTCCGGGAATTCAAGCAACAGGAGATGCAGCCTGGCATCATCCTAAAAAGTTTGCGGATGAGGTACAACCACATGAAATATGTTATGATGATTACCCTATAGCTACCTGGGTTGTTCCAGAATCTCTTCAGTACCTGCTAAATCTGTTTACCTGGCGCATCCGACAAGCGGCTGAAGCCGCACGCGAACATAATATCGAATGGTGGTATGTGGCCCAAACTCTCAGGGACCCCTATTGGTGGAGATATTCGCACAACAGCGAGCTAAGGACCACCGTTTACTTATCCTTGGCTTATGGTGCCAAAGGAATGGAGTACTTTCGGTACTCAAGTCACCCACAATGGACCCCCCAAAATCCGGCTTGGCAAAGTGGATTGCTATGGTGGAACGAAGATGTGCAGGATTGGGTGCCTATTGAGACCTACCCCGGTCCAAATCCTTATTCGAGCCAACCAGAGACTTTGCTAACTGAGGTTGTCCAGATTAATTTCTGGCTTGATTCCCTCGGCACAACGCTGCGGAGCCTCGACTGGATTGATGCCTGCTTAGACAGTTCCTACAACAACAATGACCTCCATGGCTGCGGTGGCAGTTACCTCGACAGCATCAGGTCACCTGGGCATGAACCCCATTGGGTGCAGGTCGGATTCTTTGAGAATCAAACCGGCGATACCAGCTACTTTATGCTGGTTAACCGTGAATGCTTGGCAACCGAAGGAGCAAATTACGATGTCTTTTTAAGCAAAGCAGGTGGTCCATTCTATATCAGAGATATGTACCTCAACACGAAAGTTGGTATGGTAAATGGAATAGGTGACATGTTTACAGTCTATCTGGGTCCTGGTGAAGGGAAGCTTTTCCGGTTGGAGCCATTTACCCCTAGCCCGCATGTTATCCGGATTCCGGTTGATTTTCAAACAATTCAAGAAGGTATTGATTCTGCTTCGAATGGAGATACGGTTTTGGTTGCGCCTGGAACTTATTATGAGAATATAAATTTCCGGGGCAAAGCTATAACTGTAGCAAGCCATTTTATCTATGACCATAACTCTGCCACTATTGAAGCAACTATAATTGATGGAAGTGAACCTATTAATCCCGATTCAGGCAGTGTGGTAACTTTTGTTTCAGGCGAGGATTCTATATCTATTTTAATAGGATTCACCATCACTGGCGGCACAGGAACTAACTTTTATCTGGGAAGGTGGCAACGCCATGGTGGAGGCATTTATTGCTTTTCTTCATCACCTACAATAATGAACAATTTGATTATTAACAATCACATCCCTAGCGAGCCGGGAGGGATGTGGGAACTGGGAGGTGGTATGTCTTGCAGGGGAACATCAAGCCCCTTAATTGTGAATAACTTGATTATTCTAAATAGTTGCGATGACGGTGGTGGTGGAATATGCATAGAAAGCGGCGGTAGCCCTAGAATTGTTAATAACACCATCTCAAACAATGGATCTGATGGAATGCTTATATGGAATGTTTGTACTCATAATGTTAGCAACAACATTATCGTTAACAACGATGGTCACGGGATGAGTTTCATGAACTGTTCTTCTTACTATGGTATTTCACATAATGATGTTTGGAACAATGCTGATGGTAATTTTGATGCTGAGGGATATCCTCCTCCCGAAATTGGAGATACCACCTGGGGAACTAATGTCAATGGAATCCCTTGCGACAGTTATCACAACATTATCAGGAATCCTATGTTTGTCAATCCGGACACTGATTACCACTTGCAGGAAAACTCCCCTTGCGTTAATGCAGGAGACAAATATATTTCAGGTTTACCCGATTTTGATTTTGACTTTAAACCCAGAATAAGAGGTTGCAGAGTGGATATGGGTGTGTATGAATATGATTATCAATATGAGTACACGTGCGGTGATGCTAACGGTGATCACAAAGTAACTGTATCGGATGCGGTTTATCTGGTAAATTATCTGTTCAAAGGGGGTCAAACCCCTATTCCAATTCAGTCCGGAGACGCTAATTGCGATGGGAAAGTAACTGTTTCCGATGTAGTGTATTTAGTTAACTATCTTTTTAAAGGCGGACCACCACCTTGCTGA